The DNA segment CCCCGGCGTGCGCGGCGAGACTGTCCGCCCAGTTCATCGCCAGCGAGCGGAGCACGTTGCCGTCGGTGCGGTGCGAGCTGAGCCGCTCGAGCCCGCCGTCCACGGAGTAGTGCCCGGTGTGCCGGTCCTGCTCGACGAAACCGACGTCGACGAGGGTGCGGAGCAGCCCGTGCGCCGTGCCCTTAGGCAGCCCCAAGGACCCCGAGACCTCGTGCAGCGACAACGGGCGCGCCCCGGTCGCGAGCAGCCGCAGCAGCGCGGCCGCCCGCTCGACCGACTGGATGGCCCCCGGCACGTCGCCACCGTAGGAGCGCCGTCAGGCGGAGGGGAAGGGCAACGTTCGACAATGTCGAACGGGGGTCCTTGGCACTGCTCGCGGGGCTCCCTAGCGTCACGGCCACGCAGACGGCGAGAAGAGCCGTCGGCACGGCCTCCCGACGTCGCGGTCGGGACTGGAGCGAAGGAGCTCTGCATGGAGATCTCGTACGGGGCGTTGTTCCTCTCTGAGGTGGTCGGCACCGCCTTCCTGCTGCTGCTCGGCTGCGGCGTCGTCGCCAACGTCGCCCTCGCCCGCACCAAGGGCAACGGCGGCGGCTTCCTCCTCGTCAACTTCGGGTGGGGCCTCGCCGTCTTCGCGGGCGTCTACGCCGCTTTCGCCTCGGGCGCCCACATCAACCCCGCCGTGACGGTCGGCCTGCTGTTTAACCGGGCCGAGGAGTACGCCCCCGGCATCCCCGTCGACGTGGGGACGACCATCCTGTACTTCCTCGGGCAGATGGTCGGCGCCTTCCTCGGCGCGGTGCTGTGCTGGCTCGCCTACCGCAAGCAGTTCGACGCCACGGAGGACCCGGCCGCCCAGCTCGGCGTCTTCTCCACCGGCCCGGAGCTGCGCACCCCGGTGTGGAACGTCGTCACCGAGGTGATCGGCACCTTCGTGCTCGTCTTCATCATCCTCATGTTCGGCCAGACACCCGCCGAGCTCGGCCCGCTGGCCGTCGCGCTCCTCGTCGTCGGCATCGGTGCCTCCCTCGGTGGCCCGACGGGCTATGCCATCAACCCGGCCCGCGACCTCGGGCCGCGCATCGCCCACGCGGTGCTGCCCATGAAGGGCAAGGGCTCGAGCAACTGGGGCTACGCGTGGGTCCCCGTCGTCGGGCCCCTGATCGGCGGGGCGCTCGCCGGCGTCGCCGCGAACCTCTACTTCATGCCGATGGGCGTCTGACCCGGCGCCCGGGCCGACCTGCGGGTACCGCCCACCCACCGAACGACCAACCGAACGACCTCTCGAACGGAAGGACATCTCATGGCCGACTTCGTCGGAGCAGTTGACCAGGGCACGACCAGCACCCGTTTCATGATCTTCGACCACGGCGGCAACGAGCGTGGCAAGTACCAGCTCGAGCACGAGCAGATCCTCCCGCAGGCGGGCTGGGTCGAGCACAACCCGGTGGAGATCTGGGAGCGCACCTCCTCGGTCATCCGGACCGCGCTCAACAAGGCGGGGCTGCAGCCGTCGGACCTCGCCGCGATGGGCATCACGAACCAGCGCGAGACCGCGGTCGTGTGGGACCGCAAGACGGGTCGCCCGTACTACAACGCCATCGTCTGGCAGGACACCCGCACCGACCGCATCGCCTCGAAGCTCGAGCGCGAGGGCAAGGGCGACGTCATCCGCCAGAAGGCCGGTCTGCCGCCGGCCACGTACTTCTCCGCCGGCAAGGTGCAGTGGATCCTCGAGAACGTCGACGGCGTCCGCGAGGCCGCGGAGCGCGGCGACGCGGTCTTCGGCAACACCGACACGTGGCTCACGTGGAACCTCACGGGCGGCACCGACGGCGGCCGGCACGTCACCGACGTGACGAACGCGAGCCGCACGATGCTCATGAACCTCGAGACCCTCGACTGGGACGACGAGCTGCTCGGCTTCTTCGACATCCCCCGGTCGATGCTGCCGGAGATCCGGCCGTCCTCGGACCCGGAGGGCTACGGCACCACGCTCACCAACGGCCCGCTCGGCGGCGAGGTGCGCCTCACCGGTGACC comes from the Aquipuribacter sp. SD81 genome and includes:
- a CDS encoding MIP/aquaporin family protein; translated protein: MEISYGALFLSEVVGTAFLLLLGCGVVANVALARTKGNGGGFLLVNFGWGLAVFAGVYAAFASGAHINPAVTVGLLFNRAEEYAPGIPVDVGTTILYFLGQMVGAFLGAVLCWLAYRKQFDATEDPAAQLGVFSTGPELRTPVWNVVTEVIGTFVLVFIILMFGQTPAELGPLAVALLVVGIGASLGGPTGYAINPARDLGPRIAHAVLPMKGKGSSNWGYAWVPVVGPLIGGALAGVAANLYFMPMGV